One window from the genome of Diceros bicornis minor isolate mBicDic1 chromosome 1, mDicBic1.mat.cur, whole genome shotgun sequence encodes:
- the TMED7 gene encoding transmembrane emp24 domain-containing protein 7, which yields MPRPGAAQRWVAAAGRWSCRLLALLLLVPGPGGTSEITFELPDNAKQCFYEDITQGTKCTLEFQVITGGHYDVDCRLEDPDGNVLYKEMKKQYDSFTFTASKNGTYKFCFSNEFSTFTHKTVYFDFQVGEDPPLFPSENRVSALTQMESACVSIHEALKSVIDYQTHFRLREAQGRSRAEDLNTRVAYWSVGEALILLVVSIGQVFLLKSFFSDKRTTTTRVGS from the exons ATGCCGCGCCCGGGGGCCGCGCAGCGCTGGGTGGCCGCCGCGGGCCGTTGGAGCTGCAGGCTGCTcgcgctgctgctgctggtgccgGGGCCCGGCGGCACCTCTGAGATCACCTTCGAGCTGCCCGACAACGCCAAGCAGTGTTTCTACGAGGACATCACGCAGGGCACCAAGTGCACCCTCGAGTTCCAG gTGATTACTGGCGGTCACTATGATGTAGATTGTCGATTAGAAGATCCTGATGGTAATGTGTTATACAAAGAGATGAAGAAACAGTATGATAGTTTTACCTTCACAGCCTCCAAAAATGGGACATACAAATTTTGTTTCAGCAATGAATTTTCTACTTTCACACATAAAACTGTATATTTTGATTTTCAAGTTGGAGAAGACCCACCTTTGTTTCCTAGTGAGAACCGAGTCAGTGCTCTTACCCAG ATGGAATCTGCCTGTGTTTCAATTCACGAAGCTCTGAAGTCGGTCATCGACTATCAGACTCATTTCCGTTTGAGAGAAGCTCAAGGCCGAAGCCGAGCAGAGGATCTAAATACAAGAGTGGCCTATTGGTCAGTAGGAGAAGCACTTATTCTTCTGGTGGTTAGCATAGGGCAGGTATTTCTTCTGAAAAGCTTTTTCTCAGATAAAAGAACCACCACAACTCGTGTTGGATCATAA